A single region of the Streptomyces caelestis genome encodes:
- a CDS encoding endonuclease NucS domain-containing protein: protein MRPPLENVLRNALVQNLELIEPGLRPVQFEEYPLPNAHGTRGSIDILARDRHQMWVVIELKRSRSSARQALHEVNKYTELLCREKNLAPDRIRAVIVAMPDDWEELLIAVSHAARDWSHDLRGYRLLLDNNGTPIGTERVELLPRAFEPRITPIHNLFFFATEEQREQGWRIISKVADELGSLDLLAADLDRVAEKHYIPAPFGLYLAIGRVNEEFAAVDLLGGYDGPEPFADEHQAEYLALCEICNRLARSKLHGMNMESARPGLLKNLRDDPNWVIQGFRGTGAYDVTAAFEEQDLFRFLTGDERGDSQILYTGTASPQVASRWKAFRQEARQSLAGNHEWDSLVAGWLDEVGPKVGEGDVGLHVYNPCDLLQTITHRWPDSLENLLPMVMGEAVPRHGLCHSVRGALCWNGRGMSLPDAVRLVYRDPLFLMSNMYAGAVWERDRELLDLLGLHYVLLEKIGPVGSEATVAEEHRIWIHQDQGARVYSSDTDPRGYAQAYATIAADGEIVSIGQYLNRHSHEVELVAREYRAFTHVV, encoded by the coding sequence ATGCGACCGCCTCTCGAAAACGTTCTCCGCAATGCGCTTGTACAGAACCTGGAGCTGATCGAGCCGGGGCTCCGGCCGGTTCAGTTCGAGGAGTACCCGCTGCCCAACGCACACGGCACCAGGGGCAGCATCGACATCCTGGCCCGTGATCGCCATCAGATGTGGGTGGTCATCGAGCTGAAGCGGTCCCGGTCCAGCGCGCGGCAAGCCCTGCACGAGGTCAACAAGTACACCGAGCTTCTCTGCCGGGAGAAGAACCTCGCGCCGGACCGCATTCGTGCGGTGATCGTCGCCATGCCGGATGACTGGGAGGAACTCCTGATCGCCGTCAGTCATGCCGCGCGTGACTGGAGTCATGATCTTCGCGGATACCGACTGCTCTTGGACAACAACGGCACCCCCATCGGGACTGAGCGGGTGGAACTCCTGCCCCGGGCGTTTGAACCCCGCATCACCCCCATCCACAACCTGTTCTTCTTCGCCACGGAGGAACAGCGGGAGCAGGGCTGGAGGATCATCAGCAAGGTCGCGGACGAGCTTGGGTCGCTCGACCTGTTGGCGGCGGATCTGGACCGCGTAGCGGAGAAGCACTACATCCCTGCGCCTTTCGGCCTTTACCTGGCGATCGGCCGAGTGAACGAGGAATTCGCCGCAGTTGATCTCCTGGGTGGTTACGACGGGCCTGAGCCGTTCGCCGACGAGCACCAGGCGGAGTACCTGGCCCTCTGCGAGATCTGCAACCGTCTTGCGCGCAGCAAGCTGCACGGAATGAACATGGAGTCCGCACGGCCAGGGCTGTTGAAGAATCTCCGTGACGACCCCAACTGGGTGATTCAAGGCTTCCGAGGTACCGGCGCCTACGACGTCACAGCCGCCTTCGAAGAGCAGGACCTGTTCCGCTTCCTTACCGGGGACGAACGAGGAGACAGTCAGATCCTGTACACGGGCACCGCCAGTCCGCAGGTAGCCAGCCGTTGGAAGGCGTTCCGGCAGGAGGCTCGGCAGAGCCTGGCCGGCAACCACGAGTGGGATTCGCTGGTGGCCGGTTGGCTCGACGAAGTGGGCCCGAAGGTTGGTGAGGGAGACGTCGGACTGCACGTCTACAACCCCTGTGACCTCCTGCAAACAATCACCCATAGGTGGCCAGACAGCCTGGAGAATCTCCTGCCCATGGTCATGGGCGAAGCCGTACCCCGCCACGGCCTATGCCACTCGGTACGTGGCGCCCTGTGTTGGAACGGCCGAGGCATGTCGTTGCCCGATGCGGTACGGCTCGTGTACCGCGATCCGCTGTTCCTGATGAGCAACATGTACGCGGGGGCCGTGTGGGAACGTGACCGAGAGCTCTTGGATCTCCTGGGGCTGCACTACGTGCTCCTGGAGAAAATCGGACCCGTTGGGTCCGAGGCGACAGTGGCCGAAGAGCACCGCATCTGGATACATCAAGATCAGGGTGCTCGCGTCTACTCCTC
- a CDS encoding tyrosine-type recombinase/integrase, giving the protein MCRKADGSAVAAKTVKRKKAAVNEVFGVAVEKGYFGQNPLADLRWTVPEVADEVDPECVPNPAQVARLLAAVKALPGRGPHLYAFFGCMYYAAMRPAEVIHLQKSQCRIPATGWGPLNLKGGVVMAGKEWTDDGAVHEVQSLKRRAAKATRPVPIPPVLVRMPREHIERFGVTPDGRVFHNAAGNHIDASAYGITWLRARDTALTLDELALELAVRPYDLRHAGISFWPASGADPAECARRAGQNIQVLFRCYAKFLAEARHHANRLVEDSMRRWDEHEDAAAGVSPALGPEMPRNSWSEVGHRWQISGLRSCFDSPLRCAPRRAPDVLPARSGAIFLRLEEAQLLR; this is encoded by the coding sequence TTGTGCCGCAAGGCCGACGGGAGCGCCGTCGCCGCGAAGACGGTGAAGCGAAAGAAGGCGGCCGTCAATGAGGTCTTCGGCGTCGCCGTCGAGAAAGGGTACTTCGGGCAGAACCCGCTTGCCGACCTCCGATGGACTGTGCCCGAAGTTGCCGATGAGGTCGATCCCGAATGTGTGCCGAACCCCGCTCAGGTCGCCCGTCTGCTCGCTGCGGTCAAGGCCCTTCCCGGGCGAGGACCGCATTTGTACGCCTTCTTCGGCTGCATGTACTACGCCGCGATGCGCCCTGCCGAAGTCATCCACCTGCAGAAGTCCCAATGCCGCATCCCTGCCACTGGGTGGGGGCCGCTGAACCTGAAGGGCGGGGTTGTGATGGCCGGCAAGGAGTGGACCGACGACGGTGCCGTCCACGAGGTCCAATCCCTGAAACGGCGCGCGGCCAAGGCCACACGACCGGTTCCCATTCCCCCTGTCCTCGTCCGCATGCCGCGCGAACACATAGAGCGCTTCGGTGTGACACCGGATGGGCGAGTGTTTCATAACGCGGCCGGGAACCACATCGACGCCTCGGCGTACGGCATCACGTGGCTCCGAGCACGAGACACAGCGCTCACTTTGGACGAGCTTGCCCTTGAACTGGCGGTACGGCCATACGACCTGCGCCATGCAGGCATCTCCTTCTGGCCGGCGTCTGGGGCCGACCCGGCCGAGTGCGCGCGGAGAGCAGGGCAGAACATCCAGGTTCTCTTCCGCTGCTACGCCAAGTTCCTCGCCGAGGCACGTCATCACGCGAACCGTCTTGTTGAGGACTCCATGCGGCGGTGGGACGAGCACGAGGATGCGGCAGCGGGTGTCTCGCCCGCGCTTGGCCCGGAAATGCCCCGGAACAGCTGGTCAGAGGTGGGACACCGGTGGCAGATATCGGGACTGAGGTCATGTTTCGACTCGCCGCTTAGATGTGCGCCGCGGAGGGCGCCTGACGTGCTTCCGGCCAGGTCAGGCGCCATTTTTCTGCGCCTAGAAGAAGCCCAGCTTCTTCGGTGA
- a CDS encoding transglycosylase domain-containing protein: MTRAEMRRAAQTANRRSSRTTTERHGPGVRPAASSRRGTSGERRLIDYPRADRRGLGRWLPSWKQVLTVLMLLVGGTFGAVGFAYATVSVPSVNPSTQLQNNVFYWSDGSQMASVGQVNRQNVSLSQVPSDVQWDFLAAENASFYTDPGVDPQGILRALYHMAEGGQVQSGSTITQQFVKNTYLSQDQTLSRKFKEIMISLKIGAKLSKQQILQGYLNSNYYGRGAYGIEAAAQAYYHLPVERLNVSQGAFLAATVNEPSVMMNADDPQARPQATARWKYVLNRMAAIGKLSPTQEQRYLRAGFPVPKPMSRSGSMSGQVGYLVQIAEQYVEQHSSISDQQLNQGGYQIHTTFDRHQVSELSASVARMRGQHLDPRHRPADRNVQVGAASVDPATGAIVALYGGDGWNKGHYSDNANSSGVPVGSTFKPFDLAAALDHGAVLSPGQPPSPITPESRFDGDNGIEIKNQQGQYLPDGSDPTGLLHQQNDVSTKWGYITLRKAMEQSVNTPYVQLGEYVGYDTVENEALAAGLLRSSLQYDTAGFYIGTSTPSAIRMADAYGTFAADGVHHEPYSVTEVLDGGRQLPGFTPPAGTRAMPASTADTVTDVLRDVVEHGTGTNASALGRPAAGKTGTTDDYKSAWFIGYTPQLSTAVTMFKEGSGNSGLRSMSGVGGYSKVFGADMPTQVWLGYMSAALQGRPVTSFPPAPPLGQGANENGAPSATPSASPAESPSSTPSPTTPAPSPSPSVTPCSDIPGGCTSPTAPTPSPSPTGPGLTGGLLGPGGGKQGNGGGPSPHR, translated from the coding sequence ATGACCCGAGCGGAGATGCGCAGGGCCGCCCAGACGGCGAACCGGCGCTCGTCGCGCACGACGACGGAGAGACACGGCCCGGGCGTGCGTCCGGCCGCTTCCTCCCGGCGCGGGACGTCCGGGGAGCGACGGCTGATCGACTATCCACGGGCCGACAGGCGCGGTCTGGGGCGCTGGCTGCCGTCCTGGAAGCAGGTGTTGACCGTCCTCATGCTGCTCGTCGGCGGCACGTTCGGCGCGGTGGGCTTCGCCTATGCGACGGTGTCCGTTCCGAGCGTCAATCCGAGCACCCAGCTGCAGAACAACGTGTTCTACTGGTCGGACGGCTCGCAGATGGCCAGCGTGGGCCAGGTGAACCGGCAGAACGTGAGCCTGTCGCAGGTTCCGTCCGATGTGCAGTGGGACTTCCTCGCGGCGGAGAACGCGTCCTTCTACACCGATCCGGGCGTCGACCCCCAGGGCATCCTCCGGGCGCTGTACCACATGGCGGAGGGCGGCCAGGTGCAGTCCGGGTCGACCATCACGCAGCAGTTCGTGAAGAACACCTACCTCAGCCAGGACCAGACCCTGTCGCGCAAGTTCAAGGAGATCATGATCTCTTTGAAGATCGGAGCGAAGCTCAGCAAGCAGCAGATTCTTCAAGGCTATCTGAACAGCAACTACTACGGCCGCGGGGCCTACGGCATCGAGGCCGCCGCCCAGGCGTACTACCACCTTCCCGTGGAGAGGCTGAACGTCAGCCAGGGAGCGTTCCTGGCGGCCACGGTGAACGAGCCGAGCGTGATGATGAACGCCGACGACCCGCAGGCCCGCCCCCAGGCCACCGCCCGCTGGAAGTACGTGCTGAACCGGATGGCCGCCATCGGGAAGTTGAGCCCCACACAGGAACAGCGGTATCTGCGGGCGGGCTTCCCGGTGCCGAAACCGATGTCCCGCTCCGGCTCGATGAGCGGGCAGGTCGGCTACCTGGTACAGATCGCCGAGCAGTACGTCGAGCAGCACTCGTCCATCAGCGACCAGCAGCTGAACCAGGGCGGCTACCAGATCCACACCACGTTCGACAGGCACCAGGTCTCCGAACTGAGCGCCTCGGTGGCCAGGATGCGGGGGCAGCACCTGGACCCGCGGCACCGACCGGCGGACCGGAACGTGCAGGTCGGTGCCGCCTCCGTCGACCCGGCCACCGGAGCGATCGTGGCCCTGTACGGCGGCGACGGCTGGAACAAGGGCCACTACTCGGACAACGCCAACAGTTCCGGCGTGCCGGTCGGTTCCACCTTCAAGCCCTTCGATCTCGCCGCCGCCCTGGACCACGGCGCGGTCCTCTCCCCCGGGCAGCCGCCGTCGCCGATCACGCCGGAGAGCAGGTTCGACGGCGACAACGGCATCGAGATCAAGAACCAGCAGGGCCAGTACCTCCCGGACGGCAGCGACCCCACCGGGCTGCTCCATCAGCAGAACGACGTCTCCACCAAGTGGGGTTACATCACCCTGCGCAAGGCAATGGAGCAGTCGGTCAACACCCCGTACGTCCAACTGGGCGAGTACGTCGGGTACGACACCGTGGAGAACGAGGCGCTGGCGGCCGGCCTGCTGCGCAGCAGCCTCCAGTACGACACCGCCGGCTTCTACATCGGCACCTCCACCCCGTCGGCCATCCGCATGGCCGACGCCTACGGCACCTTCGCCGCGGACGGGGTCCACCACGAGCCCTACTCGGTCACCGAGGTCCTCGACGGCGGGCGGCAACTTCCGGGTTTCACCCCGCCCGCCGGCACCCGGGCCATGCCCGCCTCGACCGCCGACACCGTCACCGACGTGCTGCGGGACGTGGTCGAGCACGGCACCGGCACCAACGCCTCGGCCCTCGGACGGCCCGCCGCAGGCAAGACCGGCACCACGGACGACTACAAGTCCGCCTGGTTCATCGGCTACACCCCGCAGCTGTCCACGGCGGTCACCATGTTCAAGGAGGGCTCCGGCAACTCGGGCCTGCGGTCCATGTCCGGAGTCGGCGGCTACAGCAAGGTCTTCGGCGCGGACATGCCCACCCAGGTGTGGCTCGGCTACATGTCCGCCGCCCTCCAGGGCCGGCCCGTGACGTCCTTCCCTCCGGCACCGCCACTCGGACAGGGAGCCAACGAGAACGGTGCTCCGTCCGCCACTCCCTCGGCATCCCCAGCCGAGTCGCCCTCGAGCACCCCCTCACCCACCACACCGGCACCGTCCCCGTCCCCGTCCGTCACGCCGTGCAGCGACATCCCTGGCGGGTGCACCTCCCCCACCGCACCCACACCCTCCCCCTCGCCGACCGGTCCCGGCCTGACTGGAGGTCTCCTCGGCCCGGGAGGCGGCAAGCAAGGGAACGGTGGCGGGCCATCACCACACCGATGA
- a CDS encoding HAMP domain-containing protein, which produces MSVAAAAPLAAAGPAAGLGRRVIPSEPAASLRLPAFRAERMTMLTGLLGLAVRVACLSWVHIVVVRPLRELARLAERLAGGDRRTVLYPVNHDETGSVTRSLELIRQAPPTAPGNRSSPTRAGSPPTSSCCNPAISSSSPSSRTTRTSPTTAGCTWASTTRAAPASTRAAPPPTAPPWVTSPATPCSTAPTSTRGFRAVRRL; this is translated from the coding sequence ATGTCCGTGGCCGCCGCCGCGCCACTGGCCGCGGCCGGCCCGGCCGCAGGGCTGGGCCGGCGGGTCATCCCCTCCGAGCCGGCCGCCTCGCTGCGGCTGCCGGCCTTCCGGGCCGAGCGGATGACCATGCTGACCGGGCTGCTGGGGCTGGCGGTGAGGGTGGCCTGCCTGAGCTGGGTGCACATCGTGGTGGTACGGCCGCTGCGCGAACTGGCGCGACTCGCCGAACGGTTGGCGGGCGGCGACCGCCGCACCGTGCTGTACCCGGTGAACCACGACGAGACCGGCTCCGTCACCCGCAGTCTGGAGCTGATCAGGCAGGCGCCGCCTACGGCCCCGGGAAACCGCTCATCCCCGACAAGGGCCGGCAGCCCACCGACCTCGTCGTGCTGCAACCCGGCGATCTCGTCTTCTTCGCCATCATCAAGAACGACCCGAACCTCACCGACCACTGCGGGATGTACCTGGGCCTCGACAACGCGGGCCGCCCCCGCTTCTACTCGAGCCGCTCCGCCGCCAACGGCCCCACCATGGGTGACCTCGCCGGCCACGCCCTGCTCGACGGCACCGACTTCCACCCGCGGCTTCCGCGCCGTCCGCCGCCTGTAG
- a CDS encoding acyltransferase family protein gives MAAATGAPRTLPATATAVETASTTPVPSLPSLTGLRWMAAVLVFGLHVRNFGYFGGTGGRIATWGFGAGATGVSFFFILSGFVLMWSARPGDRAPAFWWRRIARIYPVHLVTAAIALLMGLALAHQAKPSLYQAVANVLLLHTWWRPWWQTLDPVSWSLACEAFFYAVFPLLALWLRRLGARGSAVLAGLSVLSVLVLAWSDAHHWLGQPLYSFPAARLPEFVLGAAVARMVSLGQWRGPSLGASLALAIIGYFLVPQVPAGYPATTCTLIGFTLLIPAAAVADLRGLPSLWRHRRLVRLGELSFVFYMIHLLVLRIGTNLLGNSPHFGVLSALTATVVAFSVALGLSWALYEGLERPARRLLLRRIRF, from the coding sequence ATGGCGGCGGCGACCGGGGCACCCCGGACGCTGCCCGCCACAGCGACCGCGGTCGAGACCGCTTCCACAACTCCGGTGCCTTCACTGCCGTCGCTCACGGGACTGCGATGGATGGCGGCGGTGCTGGTCTTCGGGCTGCATGTGCGCAACTTCGGATACTTCGGGGGTACCGGCGGGCGTATCGCGACGTGGGGGTTCGGGGCCGGGGCTACCGGGGTGTCGTTCTTTTTCATCCTCTCCGGCTTCGTCCTGATGTGGTCCGCACGGCCGGGCGACCGAGCACCGGCGTTCTGGTGGCGGCGTATCGCCCGGATCTATCCGGTCCACCTCGTCACCGCCGCGATCGCGCTGCTCATGGGCCTCGCCCTGGCCCATCAGGCGAAGCCCAGCCTGTATCAGGCCGTGGCCAATGTGCTGCTGTTGCATACCTGGTGGCGCCCCTGGTGGCAGACGCTGGATCCCGTCAGCTGGTCGCTTGCCTGCGAGGCATTCTTCTATGCCGTCTTTCCGCTGCTGGCTCTCTGGCTGCGCCGCCTGGGAGCCCGGGGATCGGCCGTCCTGGCCGGTCTGTCGGTGCTGTCGGTGCTGGTGCTGGCCTGGTCGGACGCGCACCACTGGCTGGGCCAGCCGCTCTACTCCTTCCCGGCCGCCCGCCTCCCCGAGTTCGTCCTCGGTGCCGCTGTCGCCCGTATGGTCAGTCTCGGGCAATGGCGCGGGCCCAGCCTGGGGGCCTCACTCGCCCTGGCGATCATCGGCTACTTCCTCGTCCCCCAAGTCCCCGCCGGGTACCCGGCCACCACCTGCACCCTCATCGGCTTCACTCTGCTCATCCCGGCGGCGGCCGTCGCCGACCTACGTGGCCTCCCCTCGCTGTGGCGGCACCGAAGGCTGGTGCGGCTGGGTGAACTCTCCTTCGTCTTCTACATGATCCATCTACTTGTGCTGCGGATCGGTACCAACCTCCTCGGCAACTCTCCGCACTTCGGTGTGCTGTCCGCGCTGACCGCCACCGTCGTCGCGTTCTCCGTGGCGCTGGGGTTGTCCTGGGCCTTGTACGAGGGCCTGGAACGCCCGGCCAGACGACTGCTGCTGCGCCGCATCCGTTTCTAG
- a CDS encoding DEAD/DEAH box helicase: MSESARADAQQQDDVSEASGAASAVPTAASFAQLGLPAEILRALDEHGVTVPFPIQAAALPNALAGRDVLGRGRTGSGKTLAFGLGMLARTAGQRAQPKEPLALVLVPTRELAQQVGEALTPYVEALRLRLATVVGGVSIGRQAAVLRDGAEIVVATPGRLHDLIERKGCRLGRVRIAVLDEADQMCDMGFFPQVTKILDQVRPDGQRMLFSATLDRDVDQLVQRYLRDPAIHSVDPSSSAVSAIEHHVFVVHGPDRYAVTTEIAARDGRVLLFLDTKHGVDQLTRHLRASGVAAAALHSGKSQPQRTRSLAQFKNGQVTALVATNVAARGLHVDDLDLVVNVDPATDPKDYLHRAGRTARAGRSGTVVTLVLSAQRRETSQVMADADVAPKVTKVRSGEAELSRITGAKAPSGKLLDGGPAVPRPKNHNAPFRGLGSTKDAEGGSGGRSSRKSSEARKLAEARKAARVRRGG, from the coding sequence GTGAGCGAATCAGCACGTGCCGATGCCCAGCAGCAGGACGATGTGTCCGAGGCGTCGGGCGCCGCTTCGGCGGTGCCCACGGCGGCTTCCTTCGCGCAGCTCGGGCTGCCGGCCGAAATTCTGCGGGCGCTCGATGAGCACGGTGTGACTGTGCCCTTCCCCATCCAGGCGGCGGCGCTGCCGAACGCGCTCGCGGGACGGGACGTCCTGGGCCGGGGCCGCACCGGATCCGGCAAGACGCTCGCCTTCGGCCTGGGGATGCTCGCCCGGACGGCCGGGCAGCGCGCGCAGCCGAAAGAGCCGCTGGCGCTCGTCCTGGTGCCTACCAGGGAGCTGGCGCAGCAGGTCGGTGAGGCGCTCACCCCGTACGTCGAGGCGCTACGGCTGCGGCTCGCGACCGTGGTGGGCGGAGTGTCCATCGGACGGCAGGCCGCCGTGCTGCGGGATGGCGCCGAGATCGTCGTCGCCACGCCCGGTCGGCTGCACGACCTCATCGAGCGCAAGGGCTGCCGACTGGGACGGGTGCGCATCGCGGTCCTGGACGAGGCCGACCAGATGTGTGACATGGGGTTCTTTCCGCAGGTCACCAAGATCCTGGACCAGGTGCGTCCCGACGGGCAGCGGATGCTGTTCTCCGCCACCCTCGACCGCGACGTCGACCAGCTGGTGCAGCGCTACCTGCGCGACCCCGCCATTCACTCCGTGGACCCCTCGTCCAGCGCCGTCTCCGCGATCGAGCACCACGTCTTCGTCGTGCACGGCCCGGACCGGTACGCCGTGACCACGGAGATCGCCGCTCGGGACGGCCGCGTCCTGCTGTTCCTGGACACCAAGCACGGCGTCGACCAGCTCACGCGGCATCTGCGGGCCAGCGGCGTGGCAGCCGCCGCCCTGCACAGCGGGAAGTCCCAGCCGCAGCGCACCCGGAGCCTGGCCCAGTTCAAGAACGGGCAGGTCACCGCGCTGGTGGCGACGAACGTCGCCGCACGCGGCCTGCACGTCGACGACCTCGACCTTGTGGTCAACGTCGACCCGGCCACCGACCCGAAGGACTATCTGCACCGCGCAGGCCGCACGGCCCGGGCCGGCCGCTCCGGCACCGTCGTGACGCTCGTCCTGTCGGCGCAGCGCCGCGAGACGAGCCAGGTCATGGCGGACGCCGATGTCGCCCCCAAGGTCACCAAAGTGCGGTCCGGCGAGGCGGAGCTGAGCCGGATCACCGGCGCCAAGGCTCCCTCCGGCAAGCTGCTTGACGGCGGGCCGGCTGTACCGCGCCCCAAGAACCACAACGCCCCGTTCCGCGGCCTGGGCAGCACCAAGGACGCCGAGGGCGGTTCCGGCGGCAGGTCATCCCGCAAGAGCAGCGAGGCCCGCAAGCTCGCGGAGGCCCGCAAAGCGGCCCGAGTGCGGCGCGGCGGCTGA
- a CDS encoding YqjF family protein: MVAYGAEQRVRLPALRAGWVTQTFVHWPFPPEAVQALVPEELVVDEYEGAAWVGLTPFVMADVRPPGVPAALPGLPTFAETNLRTYVRHRDGRDGLWFLSIEVAFPLMLAARAIGAPYNPGTLDVSTNGDAVSYSGSRWIGDASYRLVVRPGDPIEPTERDVWLISRWRAYTRRLGMLWETPVEHEPWPLSDATVDVLEETLTTAAGLGEAPLGEPVAHFSEGVRHVRLGPSRPCVRGCVTQPS; the protein is encoded by the coding sequence GTGGTGGCGTATGGGGCGGAGCAGCGGGTGCGCCTGCCCGCGTTGCGCGCGGGTTGGGTGACGCAGACGTTCGTCCACTGGCCCTTTCCGCCGGAGGCGGTCCAGGCGCTGGTGCCGGAGGAACTTGTCGTCGACGAGTACGAGGGGGCGGCCTGGGTGGGGCTCACGCCCTTCGTCATGGCGGACGTGCGCCCTCCCGGCGTCCCTGCCGCGCTGCCCGGGCTCCCGACGTTCGCGGAGACGAACCTGCGGACGTACGTCCGGCACCGTGACGGACGGGACGGGCTCTGGTTCCTGTCCATCGAGGTCGCCTTCCCCCTGATGCTGGCGGCCCGCGCCATCGGAGCGCCGTACAACCCGGGCACCCTCGACGTCTCCACGAACGGGGACGCCGTCTCGTACTCCGGCTCCCGGTGGATCGGCGACGCCTCCTACCGCCTGGTTGTCCGCCCGGGCGACCCGATCGAGCCGACGGAGCGGGACGTGTGGCTGATCTCGCGCTGGCGGGCGTACACCCGACGGCTGGGGATGCTCTGGGAGACGCCCGTCGAGCACGAGCCGTGGCCGCTGTCCGACGCCACCGTCGACGTACTGGAGGAGACCCTCACCACCGCGGCGGGCCTCGGGGAGGCTCCCCTCGGCGAGCCCGTGGCGCACTTCTCGGAAGGAGTGAGGCATGTACGGCTGGGGCCCTCCAGGCCATGTGTCCGAGGGTGTGTCACCCAGCCTTCCTGA